In a single window of the Rhineura floridana isolate rRhiFlo1 chromosome 3, rRhiFlo1.hap2, whole genome shotgun sequence genome:
- the LOC133381182 gene encoding zinc finger and SCAN domain-containing protein 12-like isoform X2, whose product MEEQDIAGSRLWDGMPGEGKRGPQVVHVGSIGTLLSKSSPQQIKREPEEGLQQHWETQWQEFLKSVQAPNLGSQPHPVSGEEAKDFQASFRGVANATQWPRGGWVTQALPGLNGEVHRVYRSFDSFVKVKEEVANEGAIRPETRRQRFRQFSYQDAKGPREVCNKLRELCHQWLKPEKQTKEQILELLVLEQFLAILPLEMQSWVQESRPESCTQVVALAEGFLMGHRDSKRWGQQVPAPFAEVGVNSSEVEQVPSEIWNKPLCRIAKQDPSKEGNPLVDGQMGDNHHPDGSDRVEPHDASMRIGLVFQHCEEGATVFGQQALASKQGKDPENRTGEAIACWEGDFHKKESKVQSCEELKSHADGNGSFRSNGGLLKHEAIPVDGKPFNSSDCGETLPQSPSLVPHERNHAEDRRYKCSECGKSFNQKRYLAGHKRIHKGETPYKCSDCGRSFNRKWNLIAHKRIHSGENPYKCSDCGKTFSQKVVSQIRRKAYKQVVKVAHPP is encoded by the exons ATGGAGGAGCAGGACATAGCCGGCTCCAGATTGTGGGACGGGAtgccaggggaagggaagagaggcCCACAGGTGGTACATGTAGGGAGTATTGGGACCTTGCTGAGCAAGTCTTCTCCACAGCAGATTAAACGGGAACCAGAGGAAGGGCTGCAGCAGCACTGGGAGACCCAGTGGCAGGAGTTCCTGAAGAGTGTGCAGGCCCCCAACTTAGGATCACAGCCTCACCCTGTCTCCGGGGAGGAGGCCAAGGATTTCCAGGCTTCCTTCCGAGGAGTCGCCAATGCCACTCAGTGGCCGAGAGGAGGGTGGGTGACTCAGGCTCTGCCAGGCCTCAACGGAGAAGTCCACAGGGTCTACCGAAGCTTCGACTCCTTCGTGAAGGTGAAGGAGGAGGTTGCAAACGAGGGGGCCATCCGGCCTGAGACGCGGCGCCAGCGCTTCCGGCAGTTCTCCTACCAGGACGCCAAAGGGCCCCGGGAGGTTTGCAACAAGCTCCGGGAGCTTTGCCACCAGTGGCTGAAGCCGGAGAAGCAAACCAAGGAGCAGATTCTGGAGCTGCTGGtgctggagcagttcctggccatCCTGCCCTTGGAGATGCAGAGCTGGGTCCAGGAAAGCAGGCCAGAGAGCTGCAcccaggtggtggccctggcggAAGGCTTCCTGATGGGGCATCGAGACAGCAAGAGGTGGGGACAGCAG GTGCCAGCCCCTTTTGCGGAGGTGGGCGTGAATTCTTCTGAAGTGGAGCAGGTTCCGTCGGAAATTTGGAACAAGCCGCTCTGTAGAATAGCCAAGCAGGATCCGAGCAAGGAGGGGAACCCTCTCG TTGATGGGCAGATGGGAGACAATCATCATCCGGATGGCTCCGATCGAGTGGAACCACATGACGCGTCCATGAGAATCGGCTTAGTCTTCCAGCATTGCGAGGAAGGAGCGACGGTCTTTGGTCAGCAGGCATTGGCGAGTAAGCAGGGAAAGGATCCGGAAAACAGAACAGGCGAAGCCATAGCCTGTTGGGAAGGTGACTTCCACAAGAAAGAATCCAAAGTCCAGTCTTGCGAGGAGCTAAAATCACATGCCGATGGCAATGGGAGCTTCAGATCAAATGGAGGCCTTCTGAAGCATGAAGCGATCCCCGTGGATGGAAAGCCATTTAATTCTTCGGACTGTGGAGAAACCTTGCCTCAAAGCCCCAGCCTCGTCCCGCATGAGAGGAACCATGCGGAGGACAGGCGGTACAAGTGTTCCGAATGCGGGAAGAGCTTCAACCAGAAACGGTACCTTGCGGGGCACAAGAGAATCCACAAAGGAGAGACCCCGTACAAATGCTCAGACTGCGGGAGAAGCTTCAATCGGAAGTGGAACCTCATTGCACACAAGAGGATCCATTCAGGGGAGAACCCGTACAAGTGCTCGGACTGCGGGAAGACATTCAGCCAAAAGG tggtcagccagatccGTCGGAAAGCTTACAAGCAAGTCGTGAAGGTGGCCCATCCCCCCTGA
- the LOC133381182 gene encoding zinc finger and SCAN domain-containing protein 31-like isoform X1: MEEQDIAGSRLWDGMPGEGKRGPQVVHVGSIGTLLSKSSPQQIKREPEEGLQQHWETQWQEFLKSVQAPNLGSQPHPVSGEEAKDFQASFRGVANATQWPRGGWVTQALPGLNGEVHRVYRSFDSFVKVKEEVANEGAIRPETRRQRFRQFSYQDAKGPREVCNKLRELCHQWLKPEKQTKEQILELLVLEQFLAILPLEMQSWVQESRPESCTQVVALAEGFLMGHRDSKRWGQQVPAPFAEVGVNSSEVEQVPSEIWNKPLCRIAKQDPSKEGNPLVDGQMGDNHHPDGSDRVEPHDASMRIGLVFQHCEEGATVFGQQALASKQGKDPENRTGEAIACWEGDFHKKESKVQSCEELKSHADGNGSFRSNGGLLKHEAIPVDGKPFNSSDCGETLPQSPSLVPHERNHAEDRRYKCSECGKSFNQKRYLAGHKRIHKGETPYKCSDCGRSFNRKWNLIAHKRIHSGENPYKCSDCGKTFSQKGNLMTHVRIHTGEKPYKCAECGKRFSQRAGLTSHRKSHIKINSVGKATVGYLIFLNLSESGQEGSPVDA; encoded by the exons ATGGAGGAGCAGGACATAGCCGGCTCCAGATTGTGGGACGGGAtgccaggggaagggaagagaggcCCACAGGTGGTACATGTAGGGAGTATTGGGACCTTGCTGAGCAAGTCTTCTCCACAGCAGATTAAACGGGAACCAGAGGAAGGGCTGCAGCAGCACTGGGAGACCCAGTGGCAGGAGTTCCTGAAGAGTGTGCAGGCCCCCAACTTAGGATCACAGCCTCACCCTGTCTCCGGGGAGGAGGCCAAGGATTTCCAGGCTTCCTTCCGAGGAGTCGCCAATGCCACTCAGTGGCCGAGAGGAGGGTGGGTGACTCAGGCTCTGCCAGGCCTCAACGGAGAAGTCCACAGGGTCTACCGAAGCTTCGACTCCTTCGTGAAGGTGAAGGAGGAGGTTGCAAACGAGGGGGCCATCCGGCCTGAGACGCGGCGCCAGCGCTTCCGGCAGTTCTCCTACCAGGACGCCAAAGGGCCCCGGGAGGTTTGCAACAAGCTCCGGGAGCTTTGCCACCAGTGGCTGAAGCCGGAGAAGCAAACCAAGGAGCAGATTCTGGAGCTGCTGGtgctggagcagttcctggccatCCTGCCCTTGGAGATGCAGAGCTGGGTCCAGGAAAGCAGGCCAGAGAGCTGCAcccaggtggtggccctggcggAAGGCTTCCTGATGGGGCATCGAGACAGCAAGAGGTGGGGACAGCAG GTGCCAGCCCCTTTTGCGGAGGTGGGCGTGAATTCTTCTGAAGTGGAGCAGGTTCCGTCGGAAATTTGGAACAAGCCGCTCTGTAGAATAGCCAAGCAGGATCCGAGCAAGGAGGGGAACCCTCTCG TTGATGGGCAGATGGGAGACAATCATCATCCGGATGGCTCCGATCGAGTGGAACCACATGACGCGTCCATGAGAATCGGCTTAGTCTTCCAGCATTGCGAGGAAGGAGCGACGGTCTTTGGTCAGCAGGCATTGGCGAGTAAGCAGGGAAAGGATCCGGAAAACAGAACAGGCGAAGCCATAGCCTGTTGGGAAGGTGACTTCCACAAGAAAGAATCCAAAGTCCAGTCTTGCGAGGAGCTAAAATCACATGCCGATGGCAATGGGAGCTTCAGATCAAATGGAGGCCTTCTGAAGCATGAAGCGATCCCCGTGGATGGAAAGCCATTTAATTCTTCGGACTGTGGAGAAACCTTGCCTCAAAGCCCCAGCCTCGTCCCGCATGAGAGGAACCATGCGGAGGACAGGCGGTACAAGTGTTCCGAATGCGGGAAGAGCTTCAACCAGAAACGGTACCTTGCGGGGCACAAGAGAATCCACAAAGGAGAGACCCCGTACAAATGCTCAGACTGCGGGAGAAGCTTCAATCGGAAGTGGAACCTCATTGCACACAAGAGGATCCATTCAGGGGAGAACCCGTACAAGTGCTCGGACTGCGGGAAGACATTCAGCCAAAAGGGTAATCTCATGACCCATGTGCGAATCCACACGGGGGAAAAGCCCTACAAGTGCGCAGAGTGTGGGAAACGATTCAGCCAGAGGGCAGGCCTTACGTCGCACAGGAAAAGCCATATAAAAATCAACTCCGTAGGAAAAGCTACCGTGGGTTATTTGATATTCTTAAACCTCAGTGAATCTGGACAAGAGGGAAGCCCTGTAGACGCTTAG